Sequence from the Helianthus annuus cultivar XRQ/B chromosome 13, HanXRQr2.0-SUNRISE, whole genome shotgun sequence genome:
TTTGGCCAATAAATCATCCAGTTGAGATCTCAACtctttcatctctgttggtgctaataTGTAAGGCActcttgcaacaggtgctgctccaggaataatgtcgattctgaattccacttgtctatctggtggtaaaccaggtagttcttcatgGAATACTTCTGGATATTCTGAAATGATAGGGATGTCTTCAACCTTGGCCTTTGGTTCATCAATAGTCACCTGTGctatgtaaatgacacaacccttcttcaaacactttgatgccttaagcatagacacttgcttaggcaacccatactgagtatctccttgtatggtaagtggcttaccatacggagtcttgatcactacTTGTTTCTTGTAACacacgatctgggcttggttatgagataaccagtccatgcctataactatgtcaaaaccagctaatttcaaaggaagcaaggataacggaaaagagtggttcctaatggatataaaacatccatctaacacagttgaggcagtttctaaggtaccatcggctagttctacttcataatTTATGCTTAGGGTTTTAATGGGCAgatttaacaatttacaaaacttattatcaaCAAATGATttatctgcacccgaatcaaataatacccttgcataaacatcattaataaggaaggtacctgttatcacgttATCATCCTGGACTGCTTCCCGtgcattcatctggaagaccTTTTCGTTGGTCTTCTTGCCTTCTTCGggtttcttggcatactttgggcagttggacttgatgtgccccttctcattacagtTATAACACGTCGCGtcctttatcttcttgcagtctaATGTCCTGTGCTCGTTTgacttacaaatcccacaagCTCTCGGCTGTGATTGGGATTTCGATTCGTATCTGCACCTCCCCAAATGGCGCTTCTTACAGATTTTACACTTGGGCTTTTCACCCGACTGCTGATCATCCCTTCTAAACCCAGAACTCTTCTTGTGGTCAGAGTTCCCTTTGAGCTTCTTGTCTGAACGGTGTGAGATAtaatcctcacgttttctcttcccAGCATCAGAATTCctaagcgatctctgcctgaccgcatcTAGGGTAAGAGATAGTGACAGATCAGCTACAGACCTAAAGGTAGTAGGTTGGGATGCCTtcacactggctttgatttccgGGGatagacccccaatgaaacgagctatcCGTTTTGGTTCCGGTGTCACTAAatatggaaccaatcgagacattgTACTAAAACTTGTAAGGTAGGCCTGACAATCCAAATTCTTCATCACCAGTGTTAGGAATTCagtctcgatcttctcaacctcgtgttGAGGACAGAAGTTTTCCTTGATCAACGTCACAAACTGATCCCAAGACAGATTGTACAATGGGATCTTTCCGGTAGCTTGGAtcaaagacctccaccaagctagtgcTTCACCTTTGAATGACTGAGATACAAACTTCACCGCATCCCTATCAACGCAACCACTGATGTCAACCACTgtatccatttcatctaaccatgtcatgcagtcaaAAGCTCCTTTTTCCCAGTGAAATCCATGggtttgcaggagacaaaatatttataggTACAGGTCTTTGTACGTGGTTCACAATCAAATACAATCTTTTTAGATGGAATACTGTGCTGATTCGAGAGGAGTGTTGAACATCATCCTTCTTTGACTCATGTGTTTTAGAAGGTGACTTACTATAAGCCTCAGAGTGAGTCTTAGGGTGAGTTTTGGAATGGGGTACAGATGAGGTCTTGCTATGTGTACCACTTGATTCCCTAAATTGCCTATCCACGGCTTTAGATACAGCAGTATCAATCAATGCTCGAAGTTCTTCCCTGGTTATGTTGATCCTAGTAGCCTCATGATTTTCCAGAGGGTGACTGTTAACTTCTTCTGActcagccatgtagcttgattgctacataaaatgaTGACAATGATTTATCCAGAAGTCTATCACAGTACTATCATTcttgatgatttattaaccatggtattaataaccatattggttaatttgttaaacaTATTCGTTtaggattttattataataataatccTTAGTTATAATTAAGAtataataatagcacaaaaggccaaGTCATAGTGACAAATTTAAATTGTAAGCCAAGATTTTATAGGATCGAGGCATTGAGGCTTGAATCATAGTTCATTACCtcttcttgacagggagtcgtagaccacaactgtctttagtctcaaaggacgttaattatggcccgtaggcacttcatcactaatggatgattaaataaataaaaaagaattggaagaatccaatttaaggatgacttatgcgattttatcgaatcacatttgccaagagtgttaacatgttttcagatgttaacaaggatttgaatctaaTTAAGGAACTACCATCATGGCCATGTCTTAAAATGACAAATGGCTAGGTTTTGCCTTTTaagattttattttatatataatggCAGAATtaattttaaaaggaatgatattttgtttttattttatatgttatatttatgcatgtaataaaaattaaaatttaacaTATTC
This genomic interval carries:
- the LOC110902099 gene encoding uncharacterized protein LOC110902099 translates to MTWLDEMDTVVDISGCVDRDAVKFVSQSFKGEALAWWRSLIQATGKIPLYNLSWDQFVTLIKENFCPQHEVEKIETEFLTLVMKNLDCQAYLTSFSTMSRLVPYLVTPEPKRIARFIGGLSPEIKASVKASQPTTFRSVADLSLSLTLDAVRQRSLRNSDAGKRKREDYISHRSDKKLKGNSDHKKSSGFRRDDQQSGEKPKCKICKKRHLGR